The sequence below is a genomic window from Streptococcus pantholopis.
AACTCAAATTACTGAGCCGGCGCGCTGTCAATACCTTTTTAGCTATGCCTGAGTATAATCGCTTCAATAAGGGATTGTATGAATGGATCGGTTTTAAAGAAAAAGTTATCCCTTATAAGAACCATATCAGACAAGCAGGGGAGAGCAAGTTCAGTTTTAAAAAGTCAATGAACTATGCAGTTCAGGGGTTGATTTCCTTCAATGATAAGCCCTTGAGGATTTGTATTCAGTTTGGTTTTATCAGCATCGGTCTAGCGGTACTATATCTTTTTAAAGAGTTTATCTCTTATCTGATAAATCCGGGCAACTCAGTCAGTGGTTACTTTACCACCATTGCTGCGATTATTTTGTTCAGCGGCGTGCAGCTGATTTCTCTTGGAGTGCTGGGTGAATATATTGGAAAAATCTATTATGAAGTAAAAAGGCGGCCGCATTTTATTATCAGTGAATCAAATATTGAAGCGGCCAAAAAAGACGGAGTAGGATAATGGCAAACAGAAAAATAAAAATCTGGATGGATTCAGAAAAGCGGTCAGCTTTTTACACAAAGCATAAAAAACTTCTGATCTATCTCTGCAGCGCTTTTTTGCCAATGGCAGTCATGCTGATTGTCTGGCGGATAATGGCGATGTATCCTTTTGGTAGCAGCAGTTTGATGGCAGTAGATTTTGGTCAGCAGTATATCAGTTTCTTTGCTTATTTGAAAAATACGCTGCTGTCAGGAGACTGGTCGGGTTTCTTTTATTCTTTCACCAAATCGATAGGCGGAGAGATGATTGGGGTGGTGGGCTACTATCTCTTAAGTCCTTTTAATATCATCTACATTTTAACCCCGATTCAGTACTTTCCTTTAGCTGTTTTTTTAACCATTTGGCTGCGTTATGGCCTTATCGGTCTGACTTTTGCTCATTTGCTGATCAGACGCTATCAAGGCCTGTCCGGAAAAGTCTGGCTGGTACCGCTGATGGCTTTGGCCTACACCTTATCCGGTATGCTGGTTTCCTACCAGATGAATGTGATCTTCTACGATGCCATGTGGATGCTGCCGCTGATTATTATATACTTGGAAGAGACGCTGGACGGCGGGAAAATCTATCCCTATATTTTGACTTTGGCCTTAGCTATGCTCTTTCAGTTTTATTTTGGTGTGATGATTTGCATCTTTATTGCTCTTTATGCCTGCTATTATGTTTCACCTAACTTGGGCGGAAAGGCTCCTTTAAAGGAAAAGATTCAAGCTTTCTTTTCCCCTTTATTTAAGGTTGTCGGTGCTTCAGTGCTAGCTATTACGTCTGTTTTTGCTCTGCTTTACCCGCTTTACCTTAACTTAGCTTCCAGCAAAGGACAGGTTGGCAGTGCTCTTAACTTCAGCTGGTCTTTGCAAATCAATCCTTTGGATATTCTGTCCAAGCTGATTATCGGCAGTTTTGACAATAACTCCTGGCCGAGCGGTCCCAGCCTTCCTAATATTTATGTCGGCGGTCTGGCCTTAGTCGGCTTTCTGCTCTATTTTGCTTATGCTAAAACCAGTCTCTATCATAAATTATCGGCAGGACTTGTCTCTCTGGTTTTCTTCCTTTCCTTTATCAATGAATTTGCCAGTAAAATGTGGCATATGGGACAAAATCCGGCTGGTTTCTTCTTTCGGTTTTCCTGGCTGTTTTCATTCTTTATGGTCCTTCTGGCCTATCAGTTTTTTAAAGATCACAAACCCTTATCGGTTAAGCCTCTTATTTTAGGCTTGATTTTGATTATAGGCACCGTTTACTATGTCAGCAGCAAGGATTTCTCCTATATTGCCAAATCACAGCCTGAACTGGTTACCTCCTTTTTCCAAACTTACCGGGAGCTGGTTACAGCCCTGCTAGGCTTGATTTCTGTCAGTCTGGCTTATAGTTTTTGGACTTACTTTCGTGGCGCCAAACATAAGCAGTACCTTGCTGCAGCAGTTCCCCTGCTTTTGCTGCCTTTAGTCATCTTTTTATTAGCCAAGGGTTACCTGGTAACGCAGCTGACTGTGACTGCGGCTATCTGGCTTTTGGTTCTGCTGATTATCTATTTCCGATTAGAAAAAACACTGTTTCTTCTTTTGACAGCAGTAACTGTTTTTGAATTGGGCTGGAATGCTTACCTTTCCCAATCCACTTTGGGATATGCTGATGCTTATAAATTTACCGATGCTGTTCTTTCAGTGGGCAAAGTAACAGATACTGTTCAGGCGGAATCTGATGCAGGTTTTTACCGTATCGGATCAACCTTTACTTATTCACGGACGGTACCGACCTTTGTTTCTTATCCGGGGCTGAGCACTTTCAGCTCCACTATTGAGACATCAACTCAAAAGCTGTTTTCTTATTTGGGAGACAGCGGCGTTAACGCTTCGACAATGTATTTAAACGGCACTGCTTTAACAGATGCTTTATATGGGGTCCGTTATTATATTGACGTGAAAGACTACACTAATGACGATGTGCTGAAATATCCCCGCCGCTGGTATTATTCGAGATTGACAGAAAGAAAAGATTTGTCTTGGTCTTATACTAATCTAGTTTATGAAGATGACCGCTATTTAGTCTATGAAAATCCCAATGTCCTCTCTCTTGCTTTTGGCACGAATAAGGCTACAACAGGGATTACATTTGGCCTGAATAATGCTGCCGCCAATCAAAATTTCTTACTGCAGCAGATGGCAGGCACCAAGGAAAATTATTTTGAATCCTTTGACTTTGCGACCATTGAAACGGATAATATGCAAGCCGTCACAGACGACAGCGGACAAACCGTTTACAACCGTCTCGACCGCAGTAAACCGGGAATTATCCGCTATAAGCTGATTCCAAAAAGCAATTATACTTACTATTTCTTTACTCCCTTTGGAGTGACAGATGCCAATAAGGAGCTTTCGGTCTTACTGAACGGCAAATGGTACAATAACCAGAAAAGCTTTGATCAGAGGCAGCTATGGCAGCTGACAGATGATACAGAAGGACAGGAAACAGTTTTGGAGTTTCAGTTTACTGCTGACTCGGTCAATATGACTGGTGCACAATTAGTCCGTGCTAATAAAGAGGCCATAAAAAATGTGATGGCAGAACGTCAGAAGCAAAGTATGACAGTAGATAAATGGAGCAATACTAAAATTGAAGGCAGTGTTAACATCACAGATGACAGTGACATGATGATGACAACAATCCCTTACAGCGAAGGCTGGCATGTTCAGGTGGATGGCAAAGCGGTTGACACTCAGGAAGCCTGGGAAAGTTTAATCGCCTTTCCGATCAGCAGCGGTAAGCACAGCATAACAATGACTTTCAGACCGCCTGGCCTGTATGCCGGCTTGGCTATTTCTGCATTGTCCATTTCTTCGATTTTAGTTCTCAGATGGTATGACAAAAAGACCGATAAAAAAGTAAAAAACAGTTAAGACAAAAAGCTTTTCCTGACATGCCTGATTAAAGGCTGACAAGGAAAAGTTTTTTGCAGCTTAATTAGAGGTCTTCTTTGTCTAAGACCAAATCCTGCAGCCCCCTTTTTTAGCAGCCGTTCCCGGCAACAGGTTTTCTGAAAAAGAAGCCGGAAACTCTGAGCGGCTGCCAATCTCAAGTTCAGTCCGGCCTGCAAGAAATGCCTTTATGTTCTTAAAGTCTTAGTATTTTTAAAGAAGGCCTCAGTTACCGTCAGAACCCCGTATATATCTGTTCATTTAGCCCAGATATCAGAAGCTAAAGACCTTTAACTGGACTGTTTTTTGTGCTATAATAAATATTATTGCTGATTTAGGAGAGAAGTATGAAAGTCGTACGTGAAAAAGAGTTTGTCAATCAATACCATTATAATGCCCGTAACTTAGAATGGGAAAAGGACAATGGCACTCCTAAAACGAATTTTGAAGTGACTTTTCAGCTGGTGAAGAAAGATGAAAAACAAAAGGAAACGACAGTGGTTGCTGTTTTGCAATTCATGGTTGTTCGGGATGATTTTGTTATTAATGGTGTCATCTCCCAAATGAATCACATCAAAGGCCGAATTGTTAATGAACCCAGTGAATTTAGTCAGCCTGAGGTGGAAGGTTTGGCAGCGCCTTTGTTGGACATGGTTCAGCGCCTGACTTACGAAGTGACTGAAATTGCTTTTGACCAGCCCGGAGTTCAATTGGAGTTCAAAAATTAATGAAGTTAGCAGTTATTACCGATTCGACAGCGGCTTTACCGAAGGCGCCAGAGGAATGTGATAATCTTTATATTTTAAATATCCCCATTACAATAGATGGCGTTACCTACATTGAAGGGCAAAATCTAACACTTGCTGAATTTTACGATAAGATGGCAGCCTCCAGTCAGCTTCCTCAAACCAGCCAGCCCAGCCTGACCGAATTAGATGAGCTGCTGACACATTTAGCCAGTGAAGATTATACTCATGTCATCGGGCTTTTTTTGGCTGGCGGGATTTCAGGTTTTTGGCAGAATATTCAGTTCCTTATTGAAGAATACCCTAATTTAACCATCGCCTTTCCGGACAGCAAAATAACTTCCGGTCCTTTGGGCAGTATGGTGGAAAATATTTTTTACTGGCAAAAGCATGGTCTGACTTTTTCGCAGATCTTAGAGAAACTGCAGCTCCAGATAGACGGAACCAGAGCCTTTATCATGGTAGATGATTTAAACCATCTGGCTAAAGGAGGCCGTTTGTCCAACAGCTCAGCAGTTCTGGGAAATCTGCTAAACATTAAGCCTATTCTTCACTTCAATACTGACGGTGTTATTGTCGTTTATGAGAAAGTTCGGACAGAAAAGAAAGCTGTCAGACGTTTGGTGGACTTGCTTCATGAATTGACAGCACAGGGAAACTATAAAACTTTTATTATTCATGCTAAGGCAGAGGCAAAAGCAAAGGACTGCCGGCAGCTTCTTTCGGACTCCGGCTACAGCGGGAAGGTTGAAATCATTTCTTTTGACGGTGTGATTGCGACACATCTGGGAGCAGGAGCAATTGCCCTTGGTTTTACCCCGGTTTTATAAGGAGGTTATCTGATGATTAGTGTTATTATTGCTGGTTTTAAAGGGAAGATGGGGTCAACTGCCCTTGAAATGGTTAAAGGGGATTCGGAACTTCGGCTGGTTGCCTTGCTTGATCCTTTTGCAAAGGAAAAAGAATATGATGGTGTCCCTGTTTTTACAAATAAAGAGGATTTGCAGGGGCTGGCTGCGGATGTTTGGGTGGATTTCACTACACCGCAGGTAGCTTATGATAATACGCGCTTTGCCTTAGAGAACGGTTTTGCCCCTGTCGTTGGAACAACAGGTTTTACGCAGGAGCAAATCAAAGACTTGCAGGATTTGTCTGTTCGAAAAGAACTTGGCGGTCTGATTGCTCCTAATTTTGCAATCGGAGCCATTTTACTGATGGAATTTGCTGCTAAAGCTTCTAAATATTTTCCTGATTTGGAAATTATTGAGCTGCACCATGATAAGAAAAAAGACGCACCAAGCGGAACAGCCGTTAAAACAGCTGAGCTGATCCGTCAGATTCGTCAGCCTAAACAGCAGGGGGCAGCAGATGAAAGCGAGACTTTAGCAGGCGCCAGGGGAGCTGAATTTTCCGGATTTCGGATTCATAGTGTTCGGCTGCCGGGGCTGGTGGCACATCAGGAGGTTATCTTTGGTGCAGCAGGCGAGGGTCTGACTTTGCGGCATGATTCTTACGATAGAAGCTCTTTTATGTCCGGTGTTAATTTAGGAATCAAAGAAGTTGTAAAACGTGACCGGATGGTTTATGGTTTGGAACACTTATTATGAAATTAAATGCTCTGCCTTCTGAATTTCAGGAGGCTTTACCAATCTTGAATAAAATAAAAAGGGATGGTCATCAGGCTTATTTTGTCGGCGGCAGTGTTCGCGATGCTCTGCTGGGCCGGCCGATCCATGATGTGGACATTGCAACTGACGCTTATCCGCAGGAAATTAAACAGCTTTTTCCTCGGACAGCTGATATCGGTATTGAACACGGAACAGTTCTGGTTCTGCACAAAGGGGCTGAATATGAGGTGACAACCTTTAGGACTGAGGAAGCCTATGTTGACTACAGGAGGCCGAGCAGTGTTTCCTTTGTCCGCTCTCTGGCAGAAGATTTACGCCGGCGTGATTTTACAATAAATGCCTTGGCTCTCGATGAAGAGGGGGAGGTTATTGATCATTTTGCTGGTTTGTCTGATTTAAAACATGGCAAATTGAGAGCCGTTGGAGAGCCGTCTGAGCGTTTCAGCGAAGATGCGCTGCGGATTATGAGGGGCTTTCGTTTTGCTGCCAGTCTTAACTTTCAGCTTGAACCAGCAACTTTTACTGCAATGGCAGCTTGTTCACCGCTTTTGGAAAATATTTCAGTCGAGCGTTTATTTGTAGAATGTGACAAGCTCTTTTTATCTCCTTACTGGAAGCAGGGACTTAAGGCCTTGATTGATTCGGGGGCCTTCACCTATTTACCTGGTTTGCAGGGCAAAGAAAAAGAACTGCTTAAGCTGAGGGAGGAGCTGTCTGATTCCTTTGTGTTTGTCAGCAGTGAACAAGCTTGGGCTTTTCTTATTTTGATGATTAAACCGGCTGACAGCCGGCAGTTTCTGCGTCTGTGGAAAGTATCGAACCAGTTTCAAAAAACGGTGCTTAAGTTGACAGCTATTTATAATTTAAGAGGTCAGGGGCAGTTGGATAAGAAAATGGTTTATGACTACGGCAGAAATCTTTTGCTCATTGCTGAAGGTCTAAGAGAAGCACAAGGCCTGTCCGTGTCTTTTGCGCAAATTGAAGAACTTTATCAAGAACTTCCAATCTATAGCAAAAGAGAAGTCGCTGTCAATGGTAAAATCCTGATAAAAGAACTGGGGCTTAAACCGGGTCCGGCTTTAGGGCTTATCCTTGACAATGTTGAAGGAGCAGTTGTTGCTGGTCAGCTTGACAATACAAAATCAGCCATCTTTTCGTATATAGCTGCTCATTATCCTGATATCCGATAAAGTCAGCTCAGCCGGTCAATAGTCACAGTACAGCTGCAGAGAAGGAACTCTGTTTTGCAGTCGGAAATAAACAGTAAAGGGAATGGGACTCCCTTTTATTCTTGCCTAAGGGAGAGTATGATGAATGATTTTTTAGTTGAAAATTTGACCCAGACGGTCGGCGATCAAACCGTTTTTAAAAACCTATCTTTTATTATTCATGATTCGGACCGCATCGGCATCATCGGTGTGAATGGAAGCGGCAAAACCACTCTTTTAGACGTGCTTTCAGGCAGACTGGGTTTTTCCGGTGACCGCTCTCCTTTCTCCAGAAGGAAAGATTATCAAATTGCTTATCTAAGGCAGGAAGCTGATTTTGCCGAGGATAAAACCGTTTTAGAAACGGTTTTATCTGATGATTTGCCCGAAATAGCTTTGATTCGAGAGTATGAACTGCTCATGTCTGACTATGCCAAAGCCGATCCGCAGCGCCTTGAGCGCCTTATGGCGGAAATGGATGCCTTGTCTGCCTGGACTATTGAAAGTGAAGTCAAAGCAGTGCTGTCACGGTTAGGTATCCATAATCTGACACAAAAGGTAAAGACCTTATCCGGAGGAATGCGGCGCCGAGTTCAGCTTGCTCAGGTTCTTTTGGCTGATGCTGACTTGTTTTTATTGGATGAGCCAACCAATCATCTGGATATTGAAACCATCGCCTGGCTGGCTGATTTTTTGAAAAGCCGCAAAAAGACTTTGATGTTTGTGACACATGATCGTTATTTTTTAGATAGTTTATCGACACGTATTTTTGAATTAGCTCATGCTGAACTGACGGAATATCAAGGAAATTATCAAGACTATCTGCGTTTAAAAGCCGAAAAAGATGAGCGGCAGGCGGCCTATCTCCATAAACAAAA
It includes:
- a CDS encoding CCA tRNA nucleotidyltransferase, with the protein product MKLNALPSEFQEALPILNKIKRDGHQAYFVGGSVRDALLGRPIHDVDIATDAYPQEIKQLFPRTADIGIEHGTVLVLHKGAEYEVTTFRTEEAYVDYRRPSSVSFVRSLAEDLRRRDFTINALALDEEGEVIDHFAGLSDLKHGKLRAVGEPSERFSEDALRIMRGFRFAASLNFQLEPATFTAMAACSPLLENISVERLFVECDKLFLSPYWKQGLKALIDSGAFTYLPGLQGKEKELLKLREELSDSFVFVSSEQAWAFLILMIKPADSRQFLRLWKVSNQFQKTVLKLTAIYNLRGQGQLDKKMVYDYGRNLLLIAEGLREAQGLSVSFAQIEELYQELPIYSKREVAVNGKILIKELGLKPGPALGLILDNVEGAVVAGQLDNTKSAIFSYIAAHYPDIR
- a CDS encoding DegV family protein is translated as MKLAVITDSTAALPKAPEECDNLYILNIPITIDGVTYIEGQNLTLAEFYDKMAASSQLPQTSQPSLTELDELLTHLASEDYTHVIGLFLAGGISGFWQNIQFLIEEYPNLTIAFPDSKITSGPLGSMVENIFYWQKHGLTFSQILEKLQLQIDGTRAFIMVDDLNHLAKGGRLSNSSAVLGNLLNIKPILHFNTDGVIVVYEKVRTEKKAVRRLVDLLHELTAQGNYKTFIIHAKAEAKAKDCRQLLSDSGYSGKVEIISFDGVIATHLGAGAIALGFTPVL
- a CDS encoding DUF1149 family protein codes for the protein MKVVREKEFVNQYHYNARNLEWEKDNGTPKTNFEVTFQLVKKDEKQKETTVVAVLQFMVVRDDFVINGVISQMNHIKGRIVNEPSEFSQPEVEGLAAPLLDMVQRLTYEVTEIAFDQPGVQLEFKN
- the pgfS gene encoding glycosyltransferase PgfS — encoded protein: MKLSLLITFLNEETMIEKTHLAMAAQLERLLGHEIDDYELLYVDDGSTDRTYSLMKAIAADDSHVKYISFSRNFGREGGILAGFKYSTGDAVMVMDGDLQHPPSLIPEFLQAYKDGFEVVSGQRDRTGESKFSTFFARAFYAFANYAMDVKLTDGKSELKLLSRRAVNTFLAMPEYNRFNKGLYEWIGFKEKVIPYKNHIRQAGESKFSFKKSMNYAVQGLISFNDKPLRICIQFGFISIGLAVLYLFKEFISYLINPGNSVSGYFTTIAAIILFSGVQLISLGVLGEYIGKIYYEVKRRPHFIISESNIEAAKKDGVG
- the pgfM1 gene encoding glycosyltransferase PgfM1, encoding MANRKIKIWMDSEKRSAFYTKHKKLLIYLCSAFLPMAVMLIVWRIMAMYPFGSSSLMAVDFGQQYISFFAYLKNTLLSGDWSGFFYSFTKSIGGEMIGVVGYYLLSPFNIIYILTPIQYFPLAVFLTIWLRYGLIGLTFAHLLIRRYQGLSGKVWLVPLMALAYTLSGMLVSYQMNVIFYDAMWMLPLIIIYLEETLDGGKIYPYILTLALAMLFQFYFGVMICIFIALYACYYVSPNLGGKAPLKEKIQAFFSPLFKVVGASVLAITSVFALLYPLYLNLASSKGQVGSALNFSWSLQINPLDILSKLIIGSFDNNSWPSGPSLPNIYVGGLALVGFLLYFAYAKTSLYHKLSAGLVSLVFFLSFINEFASKMWHMGQNPAGFFFRFSWLFSFFMVLLAYQFFKDHKPLSVKPLILGLILIIGTVYYVSSKDFSYIAKSQPELVTSFFQTYRELVTALLGLISVSLAYSFWTYFRGAKHKQYLAAAVPLLLLPLVIFLLAKGYLVTQLTVTAAIWLLVLLIIYFRLEKTLFLLLTAVTVFELGWNAYLSQSTLGYADAYKFTDAVLSVGKVTDTVQAESDAGFYRIGSTFTYSRTVPTFVSYPGLSTFSSTIETSTQKLFSYLGDSGVNASTMYLNGTALTDALYGVRYYIDVKDYTNDDVLKYPRRWYYSRLTERKDLSWSYTNLVYEDDRYLVYENPNVLSLAFGTNKATTGITFGLNNAAANQNFLLQQMAGTKENYFESFDFATIETDNMQAVTDDSGQTVYNRLDRSKPGIIRYKLIPKSNYTYYFFTPFGVTDANKELSVLLNGKWYNNQKSFDQRQLWQLTDDTEGQETVLEFQFTADSVNMTGAQLVRANKEAIKNVMAERQKQSMTVDKWSNTKIEGSVNITDDSDMMMTTIPYSEGWHVQVDGKAVDTQEAWESLIAFPISSGKHSITMTFRPPGLYAGLAISALSISSILVLRWYDKKTDKKVKNS
- the dapB gene encoding 4-hydroxy-tetrahydrodipicolinate reductase; translated protein: MMISVIIAGFKGKMGSTALEMVKGDSELRLVALLDPFAKEKEYDGVPVFTNKEDLQGLAADVWVDFTTPQVAYDNTRFALENGFAPVVGTTGFTQEQIKDLQDLSVRKELGGLIAPNFAIGAILLMEFAAKASKYFPDLEIIELHHDKKKDAPSGTAVKTAELIRQIRQPKQQGAADESETLAGARGAEFSGFRIHSVRLPGLVAHQEVIFGAAGEGLTLRHDSYDRSSFMSGVNLGIKEVVKRDRMVYGLEHLL